The Verrucomicrobiales bacterium genome segment TTCGGTCAGTCTTGCCTTGCATCCTTTTCAGACACGTCTGTGAATATCCAATCATCAGAAGCATGGCGCGACGTAGTAGGTGGCTTCTTAGGTGGTATCATCTCGGCCGGCGCTTCAGCTGCTACCTTTCTGACCTTCATCCCGCTTCCGCCCCCCTTCACGCCTCATGATCATACGAGGGAGGCACTGGTGGCATTAGCGATGGCTACATTTCTCTCCGGCGCCTTTGTGGGCCGGTGCGCGATCAACGCCGATGGGCCGGGAGATTTAGCGTGGACATGGATTGGAATCTATTCAGTTCTTGTCTTTATGTGTATGACGGCAGGACTTTCGCTTACTGAGGCTGCACCTCTGCTGGGAATGGCTTCTGTAGGATTTATGTGCAGCTCCTTGACATTGCTGCAGGTTTCACGCCGCTTCCCACTCCATCGGGGGTGAGCGAGGGCCGAGCCAGATCGTTGACCGAACAACCGCAGCATCGGGTTTTCTCACATGACCCAAGACCCCATAGCTTTCGCATTGACCGTTTTCTTTCGGCGGTGCTCGCTCCCGATTGGTCGTTCGGCCAAGACCCCGACATTCTCATCGCTATGCATCCAACACCCAACACAATGTCTCGCGGTTTCCGCGCTCAAGTTGTCGCTTTATTCGTGCTTTCGCTCTGGCGCATTGCGATTTGCTTTTGGGAGTACGATGTCGGCCCCTTCGTGAGCGCTCCTCGTACGCTGCTTGACCAAGCGCCGTTCTGGGCCCTTGCGAGTTTGTTGGCTGCGATCTACATTTCTCGGCGCCATGGTACTCGGTTAGCGAATCAGCTCTTAGTATTTGGTGCCAGTTTGCTTCTCATCACCGGCGTAGACCTCATCACCTTCAACGGGACAGCTCGAGATAACCTCTACACCGGATCATGGGTGGGAGAGGCGCATGTATCTACCTCAGCGGATTCCCCCTGGACGGACCGGCCATCACTCAGTGTTACGTTCAGCCCCGACCAGCAGGTCGTCTTTGCGATTGGCAGCACTTTCATTCCAATCCATCGAGGTAAGTGGCAACTTGCTTTCGATCCGCTGCGATGCTCTCAGGTGGTCACCTTGCATGGGTTCGGACAAGGGGATTACTGGAACAAGGAGGATCTCCATGTGCGAGGCTCCTTCAAGCTGGGTGATAGGTCTTTTCATCTCTCCGCACAGCTCAGGCACGTCCGCAAGCGCCCGTCCTAACAACCAAACCCGATCGAAGATAACCCCGACAGCCGTTGGATTTACCCAGATCGTCATGACCATTTTAACCGCAGTCAGACTTGCCATCGTGACCTTACAGGTCGGGGTGCTGCATCGGGAGGTCGTTCGCCGGAATATGGTCCTTAGCGGTTCTCTCGCTCGGACTTAAGGTTATGGGCTCTTCCGTGAAAATCGCGATCATCGGGAACTCAGGGTCTGGGAAGACGACGCTCGCGCGTCAACTTGCTGCGCGTTTTTCAGTCCCGATCCTGGACCTTGATCTGGTGTTCTGGCAGCCCGGGGCCCCGGTCGAACGTTCGAGTGCGGAGAGGCTTGCTGATGTGCAGCGCTTCTGTTGCCAGCACGACGCGTGGATCATCGAAGGTTGTTACGCCGACCTCATCGAAGCCTCATTCCCATGGAATCCAGAGTTGATATTCCTAGATCCGGGACGAGAGGTGTGCATCACCAACTGCCAGCGCCGCCCATTGGAACCGCACAAGTATCGAACCAAGCAAGATCAGGATGAGAAACTGCAGTTCCTGCTCAAATGGGTCGCAGACTATTATACTCGGGACGGCCTGATGTCCTTCGCCTCACACCAGGAACTTTTCGAACGATACGGTGGACCCAAGAAACGAACATCGGAACAGGTGGCTTCGTCGTCCCTTCGGGTTCGTTCTCGATAGCGGCCACTCGCATTGTCACATGGATTGACATTGGGCAGCGCTGGCGGTGTCCTTGTCCTCGGTCCTTGAGCAACGGCGTTCGGCTTCTATCTAGTCCATGCCACACACGCGCACCATTGCACGATTAGGTTACTTTCTTGCACTCAGCTCTTGTATCTTGATAGCGTGCTACTTCTGGCTATTTGATCGGAAGGCGCGCCCTTTTTGTCACAAACAGATTCAGAGTGGTTTTGCGATTTGGATGCATGACCGACAGACCAATGCCTTCCCTAATCTCGGGGGACGGAGCCGCGAGTCGATGCTGGCGATTAGTAATGAGTTAGGCGGTTACATCCGATGGGTCGATGACTATAGATATGTGGCTGGCCTCACATCGGATGATCCTGGCGATCTGGTCCTGCTCTATGTGAGTGCAGCCACCCGATGGACTTGGCATGGGCAACGTCCTCCAACAAGGTTTCAGGAGAAGGGATGGATCATTGTGCCGGTAGACTTCAAGTTGTTGGAGCATCGTGATCCGAGGAGGTTACCGCCCGGCGAGTTGAGCGAGCGCGTGCCTGTCCAAGAGTTCGCACAGCGCTTACGAAAGACTTTGGACTTTCTGAAAACAAACCAGAGACCGAATTGGAGGACGGTTGTAGCAGAGCACGAGCGCTTACTGGAGTCACTAGGATCGCCTCCCGGCCTCTGATCCTGACGCATGAGCTCAACCAGCCCGATCGAGGACAACCTCAAACAGCCTCCGGAATTTTACGACGCTGCGACCTCTGGCGATATGGATACGGTCCGCCAAATGATTGCCAACGATCCAGCGGTAGTTCGCTCCAAGATCGAGTTGGAGTTTACCGCGCTGACCTAGACGAACACACCAGCGCGATGCCAGGAAGTTTCATTGGAGAATTGATTCTCCAGCCCATCTTTGAGCTGCTGTTCCACGTTGTAGCGTACTACGTGGGGCGTCTGGTTGTGCCAGTCCTGTCGCTTGGCCGTTGGAAGTGCGATCCGATGACACGAGAGGTGCCGAAGAACAAGCAACGATGGGGTGGTCTTTACCACCTGCGTGGTCAGCAGGTCTACTTGACTGCCGAGGCTACGTCGATCGTTGGATTGGTGTCGTCGGGTCTCGTCATCGGGCTGGCACTATGGTGGCGTTCCAGCACTTGAGTAAACGATGGTCCAAAAATGTTGCTACGGTTGTGCTGCTTCACTTTCGGTGGCCCTATGCGTAAGCGAGTCATGCGATTTCTGATGATCGGAGTGGCTCTGCTGCTTGCCGCAATTGTTTCCTCGATTCGGCCGACCGAGCCGCTGTACCAGGATCAAACGGTTTCGTTTTGGTTAGCTGCCCTCGACCGTCCTGAGGACCGCGTAGCTGCTCTGGCGGCTCTTGACTCGATTGGATCCCAGGCTATTCCAACCTTGTTGGGCCACTTGGGTCAGCGCCAATCACGCATCCGCAGTGGTTTGCTCCGGTTGGCCCCGCGCGTCCTATTCGTTCAGCGGGCTTTTGGCGCTGACCGCTCGGCCAGTGTCCGAAAGCAGGCGGTGCTAGGGTTCGAGCGCTTAGGCCCGCGGGCCAACTCGGCGATACCCCAGTTACTCCGCTTTACCAACGATGCGGACGAAGGTGTCCGTAACGATGCCTGGCGCGCGCTGGCGGGAGTAGTCGGCGATGGCATAGACCGCTACCTGACCACCACTCGGCTAGCGCCCGGGTCTGAGGTTAGCACCGAGCCGCTGACGAAAGTTGGCACTGAGGTGACGCCCAACAGCCAAGCGATTGAGTGAACGGCTTTCAACGATCGCCTCCTCGATGGTTACGGCGATCTAGGCTATGACGAGATTGAGCTTATCTCGCCTGATCTCTTCGAGCATCGTATGCTTTTCTCTTCTGGTACTGAGCTGCAGATTCAATTCGCTGGCTTTTCACTTGATTATGAGAACGCTCCGGCGAGGAAGCCCACTCGACGCACCCGATCTTAACCCTCCGGAGGTAACGCCATCCGCATTACCTTCCAGGGCTCATTCCTCATTCGGTAGCTCACTACTCCTAGGGCCATCAGTCCACCAGCGCTTCCTGAATTTATGCACAACAACAGCACGATTGTCCGTCGGTTCATCCAAGACGTCTTGAACGAGGGTAAGGTCGACGCCGCGGGCGAGTTCTTTTGGGATGATATGGTAGAACAAGTACCTCTCCCGGGGCAGGGACCGGGCCTCGCCGGCTTGAAGGATGTCCTGCGTGGACTCCGAGCCGCGTTTCCGGACATGCATTGGAGCGTCGAGGAACAGATCGCGGAGGGGGACAAGGTGGTGACGCGGTTCGAATGGACGGGCACTCATCGCGGTGAGTTCCTGGGCGTTGGCGCCACAGGAAGGCCGGTCAGGGTGTGGGGCGTGGTCATCGATCGCCTGGAGGCAGGTAAAATCAAGGACACCCGAATCATCATGGATACGATGGGCTTGATGGTTCAGCTCGGCGTCTTACCGCCTGGATGACCCGGAGTGGGGCGCATCGGGGGACGTTCCTTGGTCCAAGGTCAGCGAGACTGGGGTACACCCTACCCAGCGATGCCACCTGCCTGTGAGGCTTGCGTCATACGACTCAAGAAACCTTATCAGTTCGTAGGTCCATTGGCCGACGGGTGGCACGCCTTTCAGGGTGCTGTTTGATTGGGGGGCGACAGACCGGGGGTGTCGCTGCGCTCCACGCCCCGGCTAATCTCTTTGAACCCTGCGGGTTCTCCGCCGTGGATAGAGGAGCTCATTCGGAGAAATGAGGGTCTCCGACAACTTGTTTACCCCCCAGCTGCCGGGCAACGCTAGAGGGGGCTTGATCTGGGGCAGGGGAAGTAGGCAGTCTCGGGCACCCCATGAATCCAGAGCTCTGGCTGCAAAATTATGACCCGCTCGGTGCCGCCTGGTTATCCACCCTCGTTGCAGCCATCCCCGTTGTCCTCCTCCTCCTGTGCATCGGGGTGTTCCATGTTCGTATTCACTGGGCTGCCGTGATCGGCCTGGTCGCCGCGATGGGGGTTGCACTCCTCGCGTATGGCATGCCGGCTCCTATGGCTGGGCTCACCGCTCTCTATGGCGGTGCTTACGGGCTGTTTCCAATCGGATGGATCATTCTTAACGTCATCTTCCTGCATCAGTTGACGGTTGACCGAGGCTTGTTCGCAGTGCTCCGCAATAGCTTGGCTAAGATCGCGCCCGACGCTCGCGTTCAGCTGATCCTCATCGCGTTCGCCTTCGGTGCTTTCATTGAAGGCGTGGCAGGGTTCGGCGCGCCGGTGGCGATCACCGGGGCCATCTTGATCCAGCTCGGGTTTAAGCCCCTGCACGCCTCCGGTCTGGCCCTGATTGCCAACACCGCGCCCGTCGCCTTCGGATCGCTCGGCATCCCCCTCACGACCTTGAGCCAGGTGACGGGAATGGATGTTTACAAGCTGTCCGCAATGGTCGGCCGGCAGTTGCCCTTCTTCTCCTTCATCGTTCCTTTCTGGGTCGTCATGGCCTTTGTGGGCTGGCGTCGCGCCTGGGAGGTGTGGCCGGCTGCCGCGGTGGCCGGGCTGGCCTTTGCCGTCCCCCAATTCCTGGTGTCCAACTATCACGGTCCGTATCTGGTCGATATCATCTCGGGAGCCTGCTCCATTGGAGCCACCGCCTTGCTGCTCCGATTTTGGCAGCCCCGACAGCTTTATCGGTTGGAACCGGGGACCGAGGCGGCACTCGCCACCGAGGAGGGGCAAGGGGCCGTGGTGGAGAAATCCAAGGCGCCTTCGGTGACCATGGCTTGGATGCCCTGGATGGTTCTGACGGCATTCATCTTGGTGTGGGGCACGCCGGCCGTGAAGCAGCGCTTGGATACGTGGTTTCCGCTGAAGGTTCAGGTTCCGGGTCTGCATGGCCAGATCCAACGCGTTCCACCGGTCGCTCCCGATTCCGCCAAGCCCGAGGCCGCGGAGTTTAAGTTGAACCTGCTCTCCGCTACCGGCACCGCGATCCTGCTCTCGGCCATCGTGGCGGGGTTGGCGATGGGCTGCTCGGTATCCCAGCTCGGGCGAACCTGGATCCAGACCGTATGGAAGGTTCGCTACTCTCTGATTACCATTGCGTGCATGTTGGCCCTGGGGAATGTAACCAAGTATTCCGGGGCCGATGCCACCCTGGGATTGGTGTTGGCGAAGACCGGATACTGGTATCCCTTTTTTGGAACTCTGCTGGGATGGTTGGGGGTGGCGCTGACCGGTTCCGACACCGCTTCCAATGTCCTGTTTGGGAGCCTTCAGCAGATCACCGCCCAGCAGACCGGCATCAGCCCCTACCTCATGGGAGCGGCGAATAGTTCGGGCGGTGTGATGGGAAAAATGATCGATGCCCAGAGCATTGTAGTGGCCAGCACCGCGACCCGCTACTTTGGGAAGGAGGGGGAAATTCTGCGTTACGTGTTCTGGCACAGCGTGATACTCGCATGTCTCCTGGGAGTTTTTGTCTTCCTCCAGGCCCGGGTAGCTCCGTTTACCGAGATGGTAATTCATTAGATTTTTTCTTTGAACGGATGAGCAATTTTTGCGTCTAATCCGCTAGAGCGCAGGCCATTCGTCAAACAACCCTGTGCCGAGCAACGAAGAATCTATGAAAAAACTGTTTGTTTCTGTGTCTGCGATCGTGATGGCCGTGACTCTCACTGCTACGGCCGGAGACTGCGACAAGGCCAAGACGGCCGGCAAGACGGCTTGCTGCGACAAGGCGAAGACCGCTGCCAAAGCGTCGACCTGTGACAAGGCTCAGACGGCAGGCAAGGCCTCCACCTGTGACAAGGCTCAGACCGCTGCCAAGGCGTCTACCTGCGATAAGGCCCAGACGGCTGCCAAGGCTGCCTGCTGCGACAAAGCTAAGACTGCCGCCAAGGCAGCTTGCTGTGACAAGGCGAAGACTGCTGCTAAGAGCGACTGCTCTGCTCAGACCGCCGCCAAGAGCGATTGCAGCGGCAAGACCGCCTGCAGCGCTTCCAAGACTGCCGCTGCCAAGCGTTCCACCCAGTTCACTTCCAAGGGTGGCGCGTTGCTGATCAGCAGCCTCTAATATCAATTCCTCTCTCTCGCGAACCCCCTTCACCTTCCAGGTGACAGGGGGTTCTTTTTTACCCTAGAATCACCGCGATGGCTTTGACTCCCTCAACCATGCTCCCGCTGGGAACTGCAGTTCCCGCTTTCCGGCTTCCCGATGTCGTTTCGGGCCAGATCGTTTCGACCTCTGATTTCGAATCAGCGCCAGTGCTGGTGGTGATGTTTCTCTGCAATCATTGCCCCTACGTGGTTCACGTGCGTTCGGCTCTCGCCGACCTGGCCCGCCACTACCAAACCCAAGCCGTAGCGTTCGTGGGGATCAACAGCAACGATGTACAAAAATATCCGGCCGACAGTCCGGAGCGCATGAAATCGGAGGCGTTGGCTGCGGGGTACACGTTCCCGTATCTCTTCGATGAAACTCAAGCGACTGCCAAAGCCTTCCGTGCGGCGTGCACCCCCGATTTTTTTGTTTTCGACCGGCAGCGTTGTCTGGTGTATCGCGGTCAGTTGGATGCCAGTCGTCCGGGGAATGGGTTGCCCGTGACCGGCGTGGACCTGCGCGCGGCGATCGATGCCGTCCTAGCAGGCCGGCCGGTTTCGAACACTCAAAAGCCCAGCATGGGATGCAACATCAAGTGGAAATCGGGACAGGCACCGGACTACTTTAACTAACCTACGAGGGAGAATGGGGAC includes the following:
- a CDS encoding ester cyclase, which encodes MHNNSTIVRRFIQDVLNEGKVDAAGEFFWDDMVEQVPLPGQGPGLAGLKDVLRGLRAAFPDMHWSVEEQIAEGDKVVTRFEWTGTHRGEFLGVGATGRPVRVWGVVIDRLEAGKIKDTRIIMDTMGLMVQLGVLPPG
- a CDS encoding L-lactate permease — its product is MNPELWLQNYDPLGAAWLSTLVAAIPVVLLLLCIGVFHVRIHWAAVIGLVAAMGVALLAYGMPAPMAGLTALYGGAYGLFPIGWIILNVIFLHQLTVDRGLFAVLRNSLAKIAPDARVQLILIAFAFGAFIEGVAGFGAPVAITGAILIQLGFKPLHASGLALIANTAPVAFGSLGIPLTTLSQVTGMDVYKLSAMVGRQLPFFSFIVPFWVVMAFVGWRRAWEVWPAAAVAGLAFAVPQFLVSNYHGPYLVDIISGACSIGATALLLRFWQPRQLYRLEPGTEAALATEEGQGAVVEKSKAPSVTMAWMPWMVLTAFILVWGTPAVKQRLDTWFPLKVQVPGLHGQIQRVPPVAPDSAKPEAAEFKLNLLSATGTAILLSAIVAGLAMGCSVSQLGRTWIQTVWKVRYSLITIACMLALGNVTKYSGADATLGLVLAKTGYWYPFFGTLLGWLGVALTGSDTASNVLFGSLQQITAQQTGISPYLMGAANSSGGVMGKMIDAQSIVVASTATRYFGKEGEILRYVFWHSVILACLLGVFVFLQARVAPFTEMVIH
- a CDS encoding thioredoxin family protein, which encodes MALTPSTMLPLGTAVPAFRLPDVVSGQIVSTSDFESAPVLVVMFLCNHCPYVVHVRSALADLARHYQTQAVAFVGINSNDVQKYPADSPERMKSEALAAGYTFPYLFDETQATAKAFRAACTPDFFVFDRQRCLVYRGQLDASRPGNGLPVTGVDLRAAIDAVLAGRPVSNTQKPSMGCNIKWKSGQAPDYFN